The following are encoded in a window of Mycoplasmopsis bovis PG45 genomic DNA:
- a CDS encoding deoxynucleoside kinase translates to MLIGISGMISSGKSTLTSKLHKHFKTSLMLKEYAEDSEVFNTFLKWLYEKQPNLTIGFQSYVVENHTTKLGELISEFNQQNKDWHTDHIFLDRFSIEHYIFANVNLRPKGQNYLDGYDALFTHLITKDETPDIAIYLDMSWETFLKRIFERGRQVEIDNFYANEEYFKTLYNLYKDLFIKQAEKFNLEYKIIETDNLNEDEVFEKALEIISNHKNTFKRG, encoded by the coding sequence ATGTTAATAGGAATAAGCGGAATGATAAGTAGTGGAAAAAGCACATTAACATCAAAATTGCACAAGCATTTTAAAACTTCATTAATGCTTAAAGAGTATGCTGAAGACAGCGAAGTGTTCAACACATTTTTAAAATGATTGTATGAAAAGCAACCAAATTTAACAATTGGTTTTCAGTCATATGTTGTGGAAAATCACACGACCAAATTAGGTGAGTTAATTTCTGAGTTTAATCAACAAAATAAAGACTGACACACCGATCACATTTTTCTAGATCGTTTTAGCATTGAGCACTACATATTCGCCAATGTGAATTTAAGGCCTAAAGGTCAAAATTATTTAGACGGTTATGATGCTTTATTTACTCATTTAATCACTAAGGATGAAACTCCTGATATTGCTATTTACTTAGACATGAGTTGAGAGACATTTCTTAAAAGAATCTTTGAGCGAGGAAGACAAGTCGAAATTGATAATTTCTATGCTAACGAGGAGTACTTTAAAACTCTTTACAATTTATATAAAGATTTGTTTATAAAACAAGCTGAAAAATTTAATTTAGAATACAAAATCATTGAAACTGACAATTTAAATGAAGATGAAGTTTTTGAAAAAGCTTTAGAAATTATTTCAAATCACAAAAACACCTTTAAAAGAGGCTAA
- a CDS encoding deoxynucleoside kinase, whose protein sequence is MIIGISGMISSGKSTLVKKLSDYYPNSIFIEEFSENDPVFNTFLKWCYEKQPNTDIAFQSFLVESLTDSFYKHKKEFLKNHNIQDDHIFLDRFILEHYIFAKATLSQKNKKYFEAFEKLFVHIYDSKCNPDFALFLDISWQTFKQRIFQRGRKVEIDNFYANEEYFKYLNNIYKSTFVDLLSKYNIPYVIIDSNNKSHSSVLSEAIAAIENHLTNKK, encoded by the coding sequence ATGATAATCGGCATAAGCGGAATGATAAGTAGCGGCAAGAGTACATTAGTTAAAAAACTAAGTGATTATTATCCTAATTCAATCTTTATTGAAGAATTTAGCGAAAACGATCCTGTATTTAATACATTCTTAAAATGGTGTTATGAAAAACAACCAAACACCGATATTGCTTTTCAGTCATTTTTAGTAGAGTCTTTAACTGATTCATTTTATAAACACAAAAAAGAATTTCTAAAAAACCACAATATTCAAGATGATCATATATTCTTAGACAGATTTATTTTAGAACACTATATTTTTGCAAAAGCTACTTTGAGCCAAAAGAATAAAAAATATTTTGAAGCATTTGAAAAACTTTTTGTACACATTTATGATTCAAAGTGCAATCCTGATTTTGCTCTTTTTTTAGACATCAGTTGACAAACTTTCAAGCAAAGAATATTTCAAAGAGGTAGAAAAGTTGAAATTGATAACTTTTATGCAAACGAAGAATATTTTAAATACTTGAACAACATTTACAAAAGTACCTTTGTTGATTTGTTGTCAAAATACAATATACCTTATGTGATAATAGATTCAAATAATAAAAGCCATTCTAGCGTTTTATCTGAAGCAATAGCAGCAATTGAAAATCACTTAACAAACAAAAAATAA
- a CDS encoding ABC transporter ATP-binding protein, with the protein MEHNYAVEFEHVTKDFVGIRANDDVTFKVKKGTIHALIGENGAGKSTLTSILFGLYEPTEGSVKINGKSVIVKNPNQANEIGIGMVHQHFKLVAAYTNLQNVIMGSEFTYQHSLGTLDLKLAKAKIKSIQELYDLHFSLNQKTSKATVATQQKVEIMKMLYRDAEILIFDEPTAVLTDQEIQGLLKTMQVFKENGKTIIFISHKLNEVKQVADEATVLRKGKVIGTYDVSKTSIPQLAEAMVGQKVVETKNTAFFEGYDKSEFISFNNVSTKKSRDSVSLKNVSFKVRPGEILAIAGVEGNGQETLEYVLAGLLKPIHGEIKVKNFDYDPNNPKSVQEFNITHWSVDKKNRFAKINIVPGDRHKHGLVLDFSIRDNSILRLINDKYYAPLGFIKANKKEELFQSIVTNFDVRGTNHGNSLARSLSGGNQQKAIVGREMTTEHNLLVIVQPTRGLDVGAIDLIHKKILLEKQAGKAILLISYELDEILALADTIAVINDGRILDLKPASQFSRTEIGLLMAASNKDEELKGEGDE; encoded by the coding sequence ATGGAACACAATTATGCCGTTGAATTTGAGCATGTGACTAAGGATTTTGTTGGTATAAGGGCTAATGATGACGTGACTTTTAAAGTTAAAAAAGGAACAATTCATGCACTTATTGGCGAAAATGGAGCTGGGAAAAGTACTCTAACTTCAATTTTGTTTGGTTTGTATGAACCAACTGAAGGGTCTGTCAAAATTAATGGTAAATCAGTTATTGTTAAAAACCCAAATCAAGCTAATGAAATTGGAATAGGTATGGTTCACCAACACTTTAAATTGGTTGCTGCCTATACTAATTTACAAAATGTGATTATGGGTTCAGAGTTCACATATCAACACTCTTTAGGAACTTTAGATCTTAAGTTAGCTAAAGCCAAGATTAAAAGTATCCAAGAGCTTTATGATTTACACTTTAGTTTAAACCAAAAAACATCTAAAGCAACAGTTGCGACTCAGCAAAAAGTTGAGATTATGAAGATGCTTTATCGCGATGCTGAAATCTTAATTTTTGACGAACCTACTGCTGTTTTAACCGACCAAGAAATCCAAGGTTTGCTAAAAACAATGCAAGTATTCAAGGAAAATGGCAAAACAATTATCTTTATTTCCCATAAACTCAATGAAGTTAAACAGGTAGCTGACGAAGCAACTGTTTTAAGAAAAGGAAAGGTAATTGGAACATATGATGTATCCAAAACCTCTATTCCACAGTTAGCTGAGGCTATGGTTGGACAAAAGGTTGTTGAAACAAAAAACACAGCATTTTTTGAAGGTTACGATAAATCTGAATTTATTTCATTTAACAATGTTTCTACAAAGAAAAGCAGAGACTCTGTTTCACTGAAAAACGTTTCGTTTAAAGTGCGCCCTGGAGAAATTTTAGCAATCGCTGGAGTTGAAGGAAACGGACAAGAAACACTAGAATATGTTTTAGCTGGATTATTAAAACCTATTCATGGTGAAATAAAAGTTAAAAACTTTGATTACGATCCAAATAATCCAAAGTCTGTTCAAGAATTCAACATTACACACTGGAGTGTTGATAAGAAAAACAGATTTGCAAAAATTAATATTGTGCCAGGCGACAGACACAAGCATGGATTAGTTTTGGACTTTAGTATTAGAGACAATTCAATACTAAGACTAATAAATGATAAATACTATGCCCCACTTGGCTTCATTAAAGCCAATAAAAAAGAAGAATTGTTCCAAAGTATTGTCACAAATTTTGATGTTAGAGGAACAAACCACGGAAACTCTTTAGCCAGATCGCTTTCTGGTGGTAACCAACAAAAAGCGATTGTCGGTAGAGAAATGACCACAGAGCACAATCTGCTTGTAATAGTTCAACCAACCAGAGGGCTTGATGTCGGCGCTATTGATTTAATTCATAAAAAAATTCTTTTAGAAAAACAAGCGGGTAAGGCTATATTGCTAATTTCATATGAGTTAGATGAAATTCTAGCATTAGCAGACACAATTGCTGTTATTAATGACGGAAGAATTTTAGATCTTAAACCTGCTTCACAGTTTAGTAGAACTGAAATAGGTTTATTGATGGCCGCATCAAACAAAGATGAAGAATTGAAAGGAGAAGGCGATGAATAG
- a CDS encoding ABC transporter permease — protein MENIAFITNETLFFACVLGLAAIAGIFAERSGTVNIAIEGTMSMGALGYCIISALLTSGGRITGANIDAPGIEIISLIFAALFGSLFSLLLGLSTIKLKAEHTITGVALNLLSVGICAAIMNPSLLGNAQKQIDHTVRELALSTNYNEFGNILSFKLFLLISVVVISWFALNKTKWGLRFKAVGENPQAVDVAGINVYKYKWMGIVISGCIAGMAGGVFAQKLPFSGQTNGFGFLALAIMIMSHWNVLIVPVCALFFGFFQQIGAWLLGVEFANIVSTETNDRVQKIGELIKAIPYVLTLISIMAFSKLSPGPAASGINYDKSKR, from the coding sequence ATGGAAAATATAGCGTTTATAACTAATGAAACATTATTTTTCGCTTGCGTCCTTGGCCTAGCTGCTATTGCTGGAATATTTGCTGAAAGATCAGGAACTGTAAATATTGCAATTGAAGGTACTATGTCAATGGGGGCCTTAGGATATTGCATTATTTCAGCGCTTTTAACTAGTGGTGGAAGAATAACAGGAGCAAATATTGATGCACCGGGTATAGAGATTATTTCATTAATCTTTGCTGCTCTATTTGGTTCATTATTCTCATTATTGCTAGGTTTATCAACAATAAAATTAAAAGCTGAGCACACAATAACAGGGGTTGCATTAAACCTTTTATCTGTAGGTATTTGTGCTGCTATTATGAATCCTTCACTTTTAGGTAATGCACAAAAGCAAATTGATCACACTGTGCGTGAACTTGCATTAAGCACAAATTATAATGAATTTGGAAACATTTTAAGTTTTAAACTATTCCTTTTAATATCAGTTGTAGTTATTTCATGATTTGCTTTAAACAAAACAAAATGAGGGCTTCGTTTCAAAGCTGTTGGCGAGAACCCACAAGCTGTTGACGTAGCCGGAATAAATGTTTATAAATACAAATGAATGGGCATTGTTATTTCAGGTTGTATAGCCGGAATGGCTGGTGGTGTGTTTGCTCAAAAACTACCATTTTCTGGACAAACTAACGGATTTGGTTTCCTTGCATTAGCTATTATGATAATGTCTCACTGAAATGTATTAATTGTTCCAGTTTGTGCCTTATTCTTTGGTTTCTTCCAACAAATAGGTGCATGACTACTTGGCGTAGAATTTGCTAATATTGTATCGACTGAAACTAATGATAGAGTTCAAAAAATTGGAGAACTAATTAAAGCAATTCCATATGTCTTAACGCTTATCTCGATTATGGCATTTAGTAAACTGTCTCCTGGCCCTGCAGCTTCAGGTATAAACTATGATAAGTCCAAGAGATAA
- a CDS encoding ABC transporter permease produces the protein MNSTAEKTTNPVLSFFKNFWSKVKKGVNADSAVSTRRKAYNSIWSVVFGIFVSSVVLLLFFQTNPFEFFTQVVKATTNKGNIDWVYIFIIYSLASIGVGFSFKTGLFNIGVAGQMSLSGVICFALINKSNVIDATGVIKSQGLVFAIMLLSIVIGFLYAAIAGLCKAFFNIHEVVSTILLNWVAVYIGSFIFGSKSPFNNDFVFANSPTGSATITITGGLFDKDSFWILGIVLVAFVALTLYMIFAFTSLGYKIKMNGLNKDASSYAGVNQKLTTVLSLGFSGALAGLAGFIHFVYKAKQYDVVALSSPLPLGFDTIAISLIGINSPIGILFSSVFYTMLEFSRIELIGYYSTSGVKEGGIDLVVGVIIFTSALAVMFTNFKPIRKFRMWIALLTQKVYKGHYATYKEKVKTVKENTKKLLDEAKLVYQKNKPKYNEIKSKIKALENEVLIKVKLGTDKKSQTKLSNHDIEKIFQALAKQKSVLNQELATYGYFDKKDIKNLKNVKLTQLKVELNKIQEDLLDNYLLIESRLIFLRETYDQKHYKIVKEHNLDQFKNELFYLYEDKKQMIKNHKLELKKAKSESNNELVAKLTSELNKLNEELAKIKSDYAIYRKDILASYKGIETVDNSNSENPIKTINQDLFFAYKEKVKLIESFATGGE, from the coding sequence ATGAATAGTACTGCTGAAAAAACAACAAACCCTGTTCTTTCATTCTTCAAAAACTTCTGAAGCAAAGTCAAAAAAGGCGTTAATGCCGATAGCGCAGTATCAACTAGAAGAAAAGCCTATAACTCTATTTGATCGGTTGTTTTTGGTATATTCGTATCTAGCGTTGTGCTTTTACTATTTTTCCAAACCAACCCTTTTGAGTTTTTTACGCAAGTTGTTAAAGCAACAACAAATAAAGGAAACATAGACTGAGTATATATATTTATTATTTACTCATTAGCATCTATAGGTGTCGGATTCTCTTTTAAAACAGGGCTATTCAACATTGGGGTAGCTGGACAAATGTCACTATCAGGTGTTATTTGTTTTGCGCTTATCAATAAAAGCAATGTAATTGATGCTACTGGAGTTATAAAAAGCCAAGGCTTAGTATTTGCAATAATGCTTTTATCTATTGTAATAGGATTTTTATATGCTGCAATAGCAGGATTATGTAAAGCGTTTTTTAATATACACGAAGTTGTTTCTACAATTTTGCTCAACTGAGTTGCTGTTTATATCGGAAGCTTTATATTTGGATCAAAATCGCCATTTAATAATGATTTTGTGTTCGCTAATAGTCCAACCGGATCAGCAACAATAACTATAACTGGTGGACTTTTTGATAAAGATTCATTTTGAATATTAGGAATAGTTTTAGTTGCATTTGTTGCGCTAACACTATATATGATCTTTGCATTTACATCATTGGGATACAAAATCAAAATGAATGGACTAAACAAGGACGCTAGTTCATATGCAGGCGTTAATCAAAAGTTAACAACAGTTTTATCATTGGGCTTTTCTGGGGCACTCGCCGGGCTAGCTGGTTTCATACATTTTGTTTATAAAGCCAAACAATATGATGTTGTTGCTCTTTCCAGTCCACTACCACTAGGATTTGACACTATAGCCATATCTTTAATAGGAATTAACTCCCCAATAGGAATACTTTTCTCATCGGTTTTCTACACAATGCTAGAGTTTTCTAGAATTGAGTTAATTGGTTATTACTCAACTAGTGGCGTTAAAGAGGGAGGAATTGACTTAGTTGTTGGTGTTATTATTTTCACATCAGCACTAGCTGTTATGTTCACTAATTTTAAACCTATTCGCAAGTTTAGGATGTGGATAGCATTGCTGACCCAAAAAGTATATAAAGGTCACTATGCAACATATAAAGAAAAAGTAAAAACAGTTAAGGAAAATACCAAAAAATTACTTGATGAAGCGAAATTAGTTTACCAAAAGAACAAACCAAAATACAATGAAATTAAATCTAAAATAAAGGCTCTTGAAAATGAAGTGTTAATCAAGGTTAAACTGGGAACTGATAAAAAATCACAAACCAAACTTTCAAATCATGACATTGAAAAGATTTTCCAAGCACTAGCAAAACAAAAATCTGTTCTTAATCAAGAGTTGGCTACATATGGCTATTTTGATAAAAAAGATATTAAAAACCTTAAAAATGTTAAGTTAACACAACTTAAAGTTGAACTTAACAAAATTCAAGAAGACTTATTAGATAACTATCTACTAATTGAATCAAGACTAATCTTTTTAAGAGAAACATATGACCAAAAGCACTATAAAATAGTGAAAGAACATAATTTAGATCAATTTAAAAACGAGCTATTTTATCTTTATGAAGATAAAAAACAAATGATTAAAAATCATAAGTTAGAACTCAAAAAAGCAAAATCTGAATCAAATAATGAATTAGTTGCAAAATTAACATCTGAATTAAACAAGCTAAATGAAGAATTAGCAAAGATTAAATCGGATTATGCAATTTATAGAAAAGACATATTAGCTTCATACAAAGGAATTGAAACAGTCGACAATTCAAACAGCGAAAATCCAATCAAGACAATAAATCAAGATCTATTTTTTGCATATAAAGAAAAAGTTAAACTAATAGAAAGCTTCGCGACAGGAGGTGAATAA
- a CDS encoding BMP family ABC transporter substrate-binding protein, with protein MKKNKFYLFLGAAPVLSVPLVAASCGDKYFKETEVDGVKTVTTLSHIVSRKGLKLRDGLTVDNAPRAAFITDEGSVHDESFNQSGWEAVHKISYELGLDKAQVSGNKNLRNKVYEPKKGELASSYKNAIDSSFRYIVLCGFTHKAALYGLEPEYIKKIKDNNIVFITVDFDIQQDASTGEPAAKAFVDKIGQGRLIPVIFDTKQAAYIAGRALADYFSKIYKDNPEKRTIGAFGGIPWPAVSDFIAGTFQGIIDWNKEHPEAKTKSLNNTIELKTSFTSGEPVAVAAINSVIKATASYPVAGSLSSDTAKEIKKLGDKNKFIIGVDADQKNALKGHRIFTSVMKLIGQAVYNVLADLYSQGENSLSLQPGFEIGKKNGEAKVFGYGENEASKYVGVATSGLLDSKNDEIANKALEEATKYYESKKAEIQKTLSGQLEEAKKALGTKWPDQPADQFGKMINWLAKETQK; from the coding sequence ATGAAAAAAAACAAATTCTATCTATTTTTAGGAGCCGCTCCTGTTCTATCAGTGCCATTGGTTGCTGCTTCATGTGGTGATAAATACTTTAAAGAAACTGAAGTTGATGGAGTGAAAACTGTTACAACACTTTCACACATCGTGTCTCGTAAAGGATTAAAACTAAGAGATGGTTTAACCGTTGATAATGCACCAAGGGCAGCATTTATAACTGATGAAGGATCTGTGCATGATGAATCATTCAATCAATCTGGTTGAGAAGCAGTTCATAAAATTTCATATGAACTTGGATTAGATAAGGCGCAAGTTAGTGGTAATAAAAACTTAAGAAATAAAGTTTACGAACCTAAAAAGGGTGAATTAGCATCTTCATACAAAAACGCTATTGATAGTAGTTTTAGATACATTGTTCTTTGTGGATTTACTCACAAAGCAGCGCTTTATGGTTTAGAACCAGAATACATTAAAAAGATTAAAGATAATAATATTGTCTTTATTACTGTTGACTTTGATATCCAACAAGATGCAAGCACTGGCGAACCTGCAGCAAAAGCATTTGTTGACAAAATTGGTCAAGGACGCTTAATTCCTGTAATATTTGACACTAAACAAGCTGCATATATTGCTGGTCGTGCTCTTGCTGACTACTTCTCAAAAATTTACAAGGATAATCCTGAAAAACGTACAATAGGTGCCTTCGGTGGTATTCCTTGACCAGCAGTTTCTGACTTTATAGCTGGTACATTCCAAGGTATTATTGACTGAAATAAAGAACACCCAGAAGCTAAGACTAAATCATTAAATAACACAATTGAATTAAAAACATCATTTACTTCTGGTGAACCCGTTGCAGTTGCTGCTATTAACTCAGTAATTAAGGCCACAGCTTCATATCCAGTTGCAGGATCATTATCTTCTGACACAGCTAAAGAAATTAAGAAGTTAGGCGATAAAAACAAATTCATTATTGGTGTTGACGCTGACCAAAAGAATGCATTAAAGGGTCATAGAATATTTACATCAGTTATGAAATTAATTGGTCAAGCTGTTTATAACGTTTTAGCTGACTTATACTCTCAAGGTGAAAATAGTCTATCGCTTCAACCAGGCTTTGAAATTGGTAAAAAAAATGGTGAGGCTAAAGTATTTGGTTATGGTGAAAATGAAGCAAGCAAATATGTAGGTGTTGCAACTTCAGGATTATTAGACTCAAAGAATGATGAGATTGCTAATAAAGCATTGGAAGAAGCTACTAAATACTACGAAAGTAAAAAAGCGGAAATTCAAAAAACTTTATCAGGTCAATTGGAAGAAGCTAAAAAAGCTTTAGGTACAAAATGACCAGACCAACCTGCTGACCAATTTGGGAAAATGATTAACTGATTGGCTAAAGAAACACAAAAATAG
- a CDS encoding MAG0130/MAG3770 family membrane protein has protein sequence MSKNIMIMNIEAKKLEKIASYDEDRKFKLIVVLFLGFVSILMFFMTLLAIVYFRQKAQFIAFTVIASLSFLSLILIINPFLSLLKLSKWTNFLLKKKDGEKLWNEHRQGNLSIKFNLFIGALVFNILNKGKTKISQNERKTIETTLFFQQ, from the coding sequence ATGAGTAAAAATATAATGATTATGAATATTGAAGCTAAAAAACTAGAAAAAATTGCTTCATATGATGAGGACAGAAAATTTAAGTTAATAGTAGTTCTTTTTTTAGGTTTTGTATCTATCTTAATGTTTTTTATGACATTGTTAGCGATTGTCTACTTTAGACAAAAAGCTCAATTTATTGCTTTCACCGTAATAGCATCATTGAGTTTTTTATCTTTAATTCTTATAATTAACCCTTTTTTGTCACTTTTAAAGTTAAGCAAATGAACAAATTTCTTATTAAAAAAGAAAGACGGAGAAAAATTGTGAAATGAGCACCGTCAAGGAAACTTGTCAATCAAATTTAACTTATTTATAGGGGCTTTGGTTTTTAATATTTTAAATAAAGGTAAAACTAAAATTTCCCAAAATGAAAGAAAAACGATAGAAACGACTTTGTTTTTTCAGCAATAA